In Lapillicoccus jejuensis, the DNA window ACGAGCCCGGTGGGCGGAGGTTACGGGTCGTGCCGGGCGGGTGACGGATCGGTGACGGATCGGCCACGGACGCACGCACGCCCCGCCCGGGGGACCCGGACGGGGCGTGCGAGGAGTGAGCGTCCCGGGGCGAGGCCCCGGGGCGGGTCACTTGAGGGTGACGGTGGCGCCGGCGCCCTCGAGCTGCTCCTTGGCCTTCTCGGCCGCGGCCTTGTCGACCTTCTCGAGGACGGGCTTGGGGGCGCCGTCGACGAGGTCCTTGGCCTCCTTGAGGCCGAGGCTGGTGAGCGCGCGGACCTCCTTGATGACCTGGATCTTCTTGTCGCCGGCGGCCTCGAGGACGACGTCGAACTCGTCCTGCT includes these proteins:
- the rplL gene encoding 50S ribosomal protein L7/L12, encoding MAKLSTDELLDAFKEMTLIELSEFVKQFEDTFGVTAAAPVAVAAAGGAAAAVEEVEEQDEFDVVLEAAGDKKIQVIKEVRALTSLGLKEAKDLVDGAPKPVLEKVDKAAAEKAKEQLEGAGATVTLK